In the Helianthus annuus cultivar XRQ/B chromosome 11, HanXRQr2.0-SUNRISE, whole genome shotgun sequence genome, one interval contains:
- the LOC110890225 gene encoding rab3 GTPase-activating protein catalytic subunit, with the protein MAFPIFDGHVIGLISYNLSIRTPNSKEKNGGSTAADDVNSDIIPSASMLKQLAIGVETTKIVKSMKDLMILARDYSPVKERAGLSLYAMKSFVVGEKEDKFAAEFGRDEKVMSFIHLLMDPEGHLSRRKTRSCMDKAPKVTKFSKEVHGAPPESFVPELAEAMGSIKTLKKMALFWSRVVMELRRLWCEGKHIPGIPTDEIPNLNSCLLHQQLQVINCCISRKQRRAIATASLDSVLKQANNIAELSHPPADLLPESPHVYARISSGKFVLRLGADKQLENTTLLDTGEPVYTPVMQEWPLLTEDIIKETEEFVLRTGSVGAGCSQLLSDMQAFKAANPGSILEDFVRWHSPPDWTETNDESKQATGGDISPSRGHLSTRMQKEGNLWRELWQTAKPIPAIRQAPLYYEDLSVEGILNGLENISPSSLFEQLFVSLLSSGCAIAEARVSSNEFLYKVFKECKDYIVLICQSKNWVEKANDICQVYETMAVMALDPERVIKIMNAQPDQTHTKEDPNKLRKTPSKNQKDNPTAAQSSTMFSKKPAKPISC; encoded by the exons atgGCATTTCCAATTTTTGATGGACATGTTATTGGCCTTATATCCTATAACCTATCAATCAGGACTCCTAATTCTAAG GAAAAGAACGGCGGCTCAACAGCTGCGGATGATGTGAACAGTGACATCATACCATCAGCATCCATGCTAAAGCAATTAGCAATAGGTGTTGA GACTACAAAAATTGTAAAGTCAATGAAGGATTTGATGATATTAGCAAGAGATTATTCACCAGTGAAAGAGAGAGCTGGTTTGAGCTTATATGCCATGAAGTCTTTTGTAGTTGGGGAGAAAGAAGATAAGTTTGCCGCTGAGTTCGGTCGTGATGAAAAAGTAATGTCTTTTATCCATTTGCTCATGGATCCAG AAGGACATCTTTCGAGAAGGAAAACTAGATCTTGTATGGATAAAGCTCCAAAAGTTACTAAATTTTCCAAAGAAGTTCATGGTGCTCCTCCAGAAAGCTTTGTTCCGGAGCTTGCTGAAGCCATGGGAAGCATAAAAACTTTGAAGAAAATGGCGTTGTTTTGGAGTAGGGTTGTTATGGAA TTGAGAAGGCTATGGTGTGAAGGAAAACATATTCCCGGCATCCCAACAGACGAAATTCCAAATTTAAATTCCTGTCTGTTACATCAGCAGTTGCAGGTTATCAATTGCTGTATTTCTAGAAAACAACGCCGCGCTATTGCCACTGCATCACTAGATTCTGTTCTGAAACAAGCCAATAATATTGCTGAATTGTCACATCCTCCTGCGGATCTTCTTCCGGAAAGCCCTCATGTGTATGCTCGAATTAGCTCCGGGAAATTTGTGCTTCGGTTAGGAGCTGACAAACAACTTGAAAACACAACATTATTGGATACTGGTGAACCTGTATACACCCCGGTTATGCAG GAATGGCCGCTTCTCACAGAAGATATCATCAAAGAAACGGAGGAATTTGTATTACGTACAGGGAG TGTTGGTGCAGGGTGTTCTCAGCTTCTTTCCGATATGCAGGCTTTCAAG GCAGCAAATCCAGGGAGCATATTAGAAGATTTCGTAAGATGGCATTCACCCCCTGATTGGACAGAAACAAATGACGAAAGTAAACAAGCTACCGGTGGTGATATTTCGCCTTCTAGAGGACACCTGAGTACACGTATGCAGAAAGAAG GTAATTTATGGCGAGAACTATGGCAAACCGCAAAACCAATACCTGCTATTAGACAGGCTCCGTTATACTATGAGGATTTATCTGT TGAAGGGATTCTGAATGGATTGGAGAATATCTCACCTTCTAGTTTGTTTGAGCAGTTGTTTGTTTCGCTT CTCAGTTCAGGATGCGCAATTGCCGAGGCTAGAGTCTCGAGTAATGAATTTCTGTACAAGGTGTTCAAGGAGTGCAAAGACTATATTGTCCTTATTTGTCAAAGCAAAAATTGGGTCGAGAAAGCCAACGATATATGCCAG GTGTATGAGACGATGGCCGTGATGGCATTGGACCCTGAAAGGGTCATAAAGATCATGAACGCACAGCCTGATCAGACGCATACAAAAGAGGATCCAAATAAGCTCCGGAAAACACCATCAAAGAACCAAAAAGACAACCCAACAGCCGCACAGTCCTCAACAATGTTTTCAAAGAAGCCAGCGAAACCAATCTCCTGCTGA
- the LOC110890226 gene encoding GDSL esterase/lipase At5g55050 — translation MAITDCGGTRATLLMCVFAFIISVCKAHAAAPAVYVLGDSLVDVGNNNYLPLSIAKANFPHNGVDFPNHKPTGRFSNGENAADFLAKKIGLPTSPAYLSLIGATPPITGVSFASGGAGILNETGGFLFKQAISLAQQVDYFTVVHDKLVHQLGPSGAQAHLSKSLLLIVFGSNDWFAYFRVGSIVAKQYTPQQYVDRMVSTFKVLLKTLYGLGARKLVVTGVGAIGCCPIQRKENRTGECKVEINYWSTKYNDGLKMMLQGLKSESPGMNYAYFDTYGAMINLFQNHETYGYTEIKEACCGVGNLNADAPCTPLAIYCPNRKNHIFWDLYHPTESVASLFSDLIYSGSQQFMVPINVEQLLAV, via the exons ATGGCCATTACTGACTGTGGCGGCACTAGGGCGACATTATTGATGTGCGTTTTCGCATTTATCATTAGTGTCTGTAAAGCTCATGCTGCTGCACCCGCGGTTTACGTGTTGGGTGACTCGTTGGTAGACGTTGGAAACAATAACTACCTGCCGCTTTCAATCGCCAAGGCTAATTTCCCTCACAATGGCGTCGATTTTCCCAACCACAAACCCACCGGAAGATTCTCTAATGGGGAGAATGCTGCTGACTTTCTTG CGAAAAAGATTGGTTTACCAACATCGCCAGCGTATTTATCGTTAATTGGCGCGACACCACCCATCACCGGAGTCAGCTTTGCATCCGGAGGCGCTGGTATACTTAATGAAACCGGTGGATTTCTCTTT AAACAAGCAATTTCTTTAGCACAACAAGTGGACTACTTTACTGTGGTCCATGACAAACTGGTCCATCAACTGGGACCATCTGGTGCACAGGCTCACCTATCAAAATCCTTACTCCTAATCGTTTTTGGAAGCAACGATTGGTTTGCATATTTTCGTGTCGGTTCTATTGTCGCTAAACAATACACCCCACAACAATATGTTGATCGTATGGTGTCCACCTTCAAAGTGTTACTCAAG ACGTTGTATGGATTAGGTGCGCGAAAATTAGTGGTGACTGGAGTTGGGGCGATTGGTTGTTGCCCGATTCAAAGAAAGGAAAACCGAACCGGTGAATGCAAAGTTGAAATAAATTATTGGTCGACTAAGTATAATGATGGTCTAAAGATGATGTTACAAGGATTGAAGTCGGAATCACCGGGCATGAATTATGCTTACTTTGATACTTACGGTGCTATGATCAACCTCTTCCAAAACCATGAGACTTATG GGTATACGGAGATAAAGGAAGCTTGTTGTGGGGTTGGAAACCTAAATGCTGATGCACCATGCACCCCACTAGCAATCTATTGTCCAAACAGAAAAAACCATATTTTTTGGGATCTTTACCATCCGACAGAATCAGTTGCTAGCTTATTCTCGGACCTCATATATAGTGGATCGCAACAGTTCATGGTTCCCATAAATGTGGAGCAGCTTCTTGCAGTTTAA